The sequence below is a genomic window from Archocentrus centrarchus isolate MPI-CPG fArcCen1 chromosome 18 unlocalized genomic scaffold, fArcCen1 scaffold_23_ctg1, whole genome shotgun sequence.
ACACACTACAATCCCTCTCATGCACCAATCAAACCACCACCATCAAATCTAATGCAGGTATTTCCTAAAGGGACTGGAGTGCTACACCACCAGGAGACTGCATGAGTTTGCCTTTGTTTTGAGCAAAAACTGATGATGAAATAATTGCGATccaataataatagtaaatgATTCTTCATAATTACTACTTTTATTTTAGTTACTATTATTCttttattagtagtagtactttaatatattttgatgATAAAACTTTTATATTACTAAAGTAGAATTATGACTTTTACCTCATTAAGAGGTATGAATATTTGTTTCACCGCTTTGCAGCAGAGTtatccaataaaaaaaacaatgttcaaaccaagtggaatgaaattcagCCAACAGTTCCTCTTGGTGCCACATGAGCCTGGCTCCAACAGTGAGTCCATCTACACAAACTCCAGTGTTACAGTTCCAAATTTCACaccattaaaaaacattttttgtaccAGGCAAAGTTTTTTTTGCTTGCTACAAATGTTTTTGACCATTGCGGTAAGTGTACCATGGGTGAATATTTTATAACTCAACTTTGGATACTGAGTCAGGGGCTTGgccactttgattgacaggcaGCTGTAGTCAGTTATTATCTGTTGGGCCTCATTGCCACTAACATCTGCACCATGTTTGTGCTCTCAGTGCCTTTTGGAGcgttttgtaaaaaaaaatctgacaatcAGTTtggcttgctgtgtggagtaAACAGTTCAAGGAggttgtgcttcagttttggtgagtaaaATCTAGTATTTTCTGTTGCTTATCAGTAATTAGTCTCTGCATTACACACatggtataaaagatggacgtagctatCGTGATGTCATCCGTTGGTTTCTGAAGTCCTATTTTGAAGCCTCGAGTTGAGCATTTCCACTGTGGCCGTGTTGGTTGCAAAAATCCAGATGTGCTGAGGAGGTGCAGGTttgactgtgaaaccacacactcggctaatgacttgtgattgacaagttgaTAGCAAATGAGAGTGTGCAGCTTCATACCACAGATACTATATTCTGAAACACAGTGATTTTCAAAATcggctcattttttttttcttttattcaatatggcccaaaatgagtgactgagctcGTAAACTAGACAGGAAAGTGCTTACAGAGATCAGGACAGAAGGCCGTTTTCCTTCTGGAGGACCTGAAGTCGTTTTGCAACCACaactatcgccatctggtggccgtAAGATAGAATGCAGGTTCAAGGCACCTCCACACTGGCTTTGTTTTTCCAGCCTGGAGCTACGTCCATAATTTTTCTATGGTTGCGCAGTTTATGAATGCATCACACTAACCAAACTTGCAAGTATTAACCAATAACAGCACTCCAGTCCATCATGTGAATACGGTCACTTCTGAAAGCCCTAACCCTAAGCTaagttcatcttttatatacagtccatAATTTAGGATTTTGTCCAGCACCACTTTTCATGTAATAAATGTAtatgaggacacagggctgcaCATGATGCATAAAGTTTCATATTtatagttttaatttgttttaatcagttttaagttttgtttaattttaaatgccCTGCGACAGACTTGCCCAGACAgacctgcccagggtgtaccctaaCCCTCACCCCCATGACAcctaggataggctccaaccccagCCCCCCCAGCCCATTCCCATTCCCGTCATGCATACATCCGAGTCTAAATAAACATGCAGCAGAGGCTCCTGATGACCACATCAACATACACTGCAACTAAGGACATTTCcttcttatttttctgttttttaattgaAGTTAGTTTTGTAAGCACACAAcatagtttcagttagttttgggGCTTTTTCAAAAGTCTAATCTAtatacatttcttttctttcttttttttttttttacacatagttttagattttagtttagtttaatcAGCTATTATAACCTTGGTAAGAACGGTAAGCCTATTTGGGGGCTGAGGGTGTCAGAAGTCCGAGTTAAGGCGGAGCACGTGAACGCAGCGCGGCTGGACGCGGCGGAGCggaggagagagagacgggCAGCCCGGATCATTCAGCCTCGCAGTCTTGGCGCCAATCCGTCTTCAGAGAGGACCTAAACGGCTCGGTTTCCACTCACGTTGGAATCAAATTCGCAGTCGGTCGCTGCTTCTTTCACAGCCGTCGGTTGCTTTTGTAGCCACCTAGCTCCGTTAGCACATCATCCATCATTGTCGTATTGATCTGGCCCCCTTATTTCTGCCTACAGTCACGATACTCACAACTCAGCGACGCACCGGGACAATAGAGGTGTGTTTCTCCAGGGGGGCATCGAGCAGATACGGCAGCAAAATGGGGGTGAGTTGGATGTGTTTTCGAAAAAATGTCTCGAAGAGAGGTAGTACAAAGAAAGGTGGAGGGTTTTAGGTGGTAAATGCCTGACGGAGAGAGGggatgaaagaaagaaggaaggaaggaggaaggGAAAGCGAGAGACCATGGTGGATGGATGTGGCTGAAGGTGCTGGTTGGCACCGGAGTCTGTTTGGTTGTTAGCCGTCAAGCTACATCCACATAACTCATTAATATAACACTGTAGCGTTAGCTGAGGCACACACATGGCTTTGTGTGGCGTTTTTAGCGGAGTTGCGGCATTGTCCTTGCTGCTGCGCACGGTTAACTTCTCATGTATGTTGTGACATTGTTAGCCCGCTAGCCGTGTTAGCCACGGAGGAATGCCATTACAGCAAATGGCGAGTGCTTTGCTAGCCATTAATGCTAATTACCTGTGCGTGGttgtgtgggagtgtgtgtgtgtgtgtacatccccccccccccccccaaacaggcCAGGAAGTGGGATGTTTTTCCCACCTGGCATTAGCACTTTTACACTTGTTGGAAGTTGCTGATAAGATGGGAGTTACCTGTGTGCACCACCCAGCAGCCAGGCCTGCACACAGTCTGAGCTGTAAAGATGAGTTTAATAACTTCAGCTTGAATTAAATTTGTCCTCCCCTTTGGCCCTCGATAAACCAGTCCACGTGTTTTCCCTGCCCCAGCTCGGTGTGCAGCCTCCCTGTGCTTGGTACAGAGTTAATGCTTGGAGCTAAAGTTGGCATTCCTTCTCATAATTGTTCAGCCCTGGAATGGAGGAATTCACGTAATAATGCCTGCTTGTTTCTCCACGAAGCACCACTGCTGCACCCTAAACGCACCACGACGAACTTGAGTAACTTGTTGCAAACTGATGAAGTTTTCCCAAGCAGGACAATACATAAATACTACTTATGACTGACTGAATAAggcaaataaaattaaatatgttgatgatgatgatgatggttaaAATGTGCACAGCATAGATGCTGTCAGTCATTTCTATGAATTATGGCTGCACCACCAGTGCAGATGTTCTGGATGTCAAACCAGGAGCAGGCTTAATAAGAGGAACAGTATCAGAGAAATTTTCCAATACTACAGTGTCCCTCAGAGAGCAGCACAAACTATAGAAACTCTACACTGCTTTAATGACAGTAAAATTATAGCATTTCATAGACAGAATAATCATATTAAGAGTAATGTGctctgtttttttcatttgttaaggCCTTGATTTATTTCCCAAGCTTCGACCTTCCTGGTCGTGCTTGTGTGGAGTGTTTGAGGATCGATCTGTTCTCTTATTAATTTGCAACAttgatgtgtgtgtaattaaaatGCAACTGCAGACtgcacacagcaacacacatcATCATCAGGAGCTGAAATTCAAAGGTCCGCTAATACGCAGATTAGTGGCAAAAACTGCACTTGACCTTTGATCacagttgtttgtgtgttggccAAAAGTACAGGGGTATCCTCTGGCTACCACCTGCTTCTACGTTTGTGCGCTTCTGCTGCCACCGGGCTTCATCGTGATGTGCGGTGAGCTGACAGGCTGGCTGCTGTACCAGAACGCTGTGATACCGGTTCATTTTGTCAGCAGAGGTTGCACACTTTGACAGGATGAGATCGATTCTGATAAAAAGACACAGTGAAAAATGGTTGGCATTGATCATATGAAGCAGACAAAGTGGCAGAAAAGGTAATGGATGATGGCGTGTCTAGTGAGCTCatgattttgcatttttgtgtttcGATGGTTTAATTAACAGCCTGTCGGGGTGCAAAATGTTATTCTGACCCATCTGTCTTACACAATGgcctctccattcatttcctctttatttCCTGTGTTCAGAGGAAGTCCAACAGAGCAAAGGAGAAGAAAGCAAGACGTCTGGAGGAGAGGGCAGCTATGGACGCTGTGTGCGCCAAAGTAGACGCAGCCAATAAGGTACCTTGGTTGTGGATAGGAGTGAAAAGAGTAATTTTCTGCTATGGCATtgcacaatatatatatatatatatatatatatatatatatatatatatatatatatatatatatatatatatatatatatatatatatatatatatatatatatatattttaatttacatgCTGTTCCATTGTGACCTCTGCTTATTTTTATCCAAGGAAAAGTTACAGTAATGACATCAAAAAGCCTGGGGATGCCCTCCTCGCCCTGATTACGCCCTTAATTGAAATGAGCATGACAGGAAAAGGCAAATACGGCGCCATATGTGCCTTTATGCATAATTAATCTGCATCATTAAATCCCCACCCATCTATTTGAATGCAGCTTTGAGGTTGGTTAGAGCATTAGTAAACTGGAGGAAAACAAAGCTCGCGCAATGagagctgagctgcagtggcTTCCTCAGAGGGATCTTAATGGGCCTGCCTGGGCCTTTTACTTTTCTGTGTCACTTTGTTCCAAAATGGGGTGCTCTGTTTTGCATGGTGGAGGTGACAACAGAGTAGAAGTGCAAGAAAATCTCCCAAAGTGATGCTTGGACTGTTGTTTCCAATGCACAAATGAGCATTTTAATCCAGTCCCCGTGGCCTTGATTACttaaatcattcaagcatataGTCAGGGCCCTGAGTGTCTGTGCCTTTGGCCAAGTGTGCCATAATCTGTCCAAGGAGAAGAGTATTCTTCTTTTTCCGAATTTGTTTATTCACAGTAACAAGGAGAAGTTGACTTTTTGTGTCATTATTATGAGTGACTAATGGAGCTGTTGCACTGATAGCCCTGCCATTTTCCTGCCTGTCCTGCCCCTATTTGGCTTTTCAGGCCATTGAGCCTGAAGGGTACTTAGAGGAAGTGCTTGAATACAGAAGAATGTTGATAGTTTAGTGTCTTGAAAGTCTAATTTTGCCCCCTCTTCTCACAGCTTGAAGACCCACTGGCTGCCTTCCCAGCCTTCACAAAATACGACAGAAATGGGTACGCATTACTTTGTACACCTAAAAAGGATTTATTCAGTATCCCCTTCCATGAAATTcatacttgttttgtttttcctgcatgaAGAGAAAAGGCTGTTTTCTCTCCGACTGTGATGCAGCGTAGACGCAGACTCATAAACGCACGCGTTCCCGATGTGACCTTGTTGACTTGTCCTCCCATTCCAGGCTGAACCTGCAGATAGAGTGTAAGCGAGTGACTGCGCTCAACCCGCTCTCTGTGGAATGGGCCTTCGAACTCACCAGAGCCAACATGCAGACACTGTAAGAagttttttctctcctctgagtTTGAAGTAGTTCAGGAACAGAGTGACCTATCTTTTACAGAGCAGACGAGCCAGGAGTTCTTTTTGTGCAGCCACATTGCAGAGTGACATCAGACTGGGCACATGGCAAGATGTGGAtctgactcctttcacaaaattaggaattagacacacacacagagcagccagTAGAGAGCAGAGATGAATTACTGTAATTGATGTTCTCTTTCCTTCAGTTTTAGATGTTATTTgtcccattttttaaaaagctctgaGCAGCTTGAGCTGCAGTTATCAGGTCACGCTCGAGTTCGCCTGTTACCTTTCTGTTGTAGGTATGAGCAGAGCGAGTGGGGATGGAAGGAGAGGGAAAAGCGAGAGGAGATGAATGATGAGAGAGCTTGGTACCTGCTGGCCCGCGACGCCGACTCCTCCCCCGTTGCCTTCTCCCACTTTAGATTCGACGTAGAGTGCGGGGAGGAGGTTTTATATTGGTGAGGTGCCCAGCCGTGTGTTTGGATTTCAAGAAAAGTTTTGGCGCAGAATTTctattactttatttttatttcaatttgcAT
It includes:
- the naa40 gene encoding N-alpha-acetyltransferase 40, which gives rise to MGRKSNRAKEKKARRLEERAAMDAVCAKVDAANKLEDPLAAFPAFTKYDRNGLNLQIECKRVTALNPLSVEWAFELTRANMQTLYEQSEWGWKEREKREEMNDERAWYLLARDADSSPVAFSHFRFDVECGEEVLYCYEVQLESRVRRKGLGKFLIQILQLIANSTQMKKVMLTVFKQNKGAYQFFREALQFEIDETSPSMSGCCGDDCSYEILSRRTKHGEASAGHTHGGGHCGGCCH